A genome region from Proteus vulgaris includes the following:
- a CDS encoding phage tail tape measure protein — translation MATNLADLRVGLLLNDASFRSNISGALNHAGRETERFSNKAKRETKVVADGFYSIGHQVTNVAGRLAMLGGVSLSIGSILNISRKYGQALSDLSAITGSSIERMKEYRDASLEMGRTTEFGAIKVADAMKLIASAKPSLLQTAGALEEVTAKSITLAQASGVELADAAKSLTLSLNQFSESAVSSERYINVLAAGAKYGASEVNETAQAIKNAGTIASQSGVSFEQLNASIQVLAGKGIKAETAGTMLRNVFLALERSADKNLRPSVVGLATALENLDKKNYSTTASTKIFGRANVSAGTILVKNRDQLVDLTKALTDTETAYEQASKRADNLNGDLELMATAFEGIALAVGSSADGPLRTGVQNVTSAVNTLTNNFSILADVATYAVLPVIGARMTRGLQDQTKEWVKNEAAVRNSVKQTRISAQATIDSAKAMREQAQQEARRLGTQSVLNRQHGITASYQKEYLALNRQIREADRLESAGKNQLAAANSRVSYSQRALRASSMALKGVFSSLGGPVGAAMLAGSAIYYFRNKAVEARNSALNLKDAIVETTEALMLLSRKQLNLKLINTQDELQSIVVERNKMVKELNDARSQAFDQKEMPWTKDLPFATDWEKEATRLEASVETVNENIKITEAKINNIIDATTRLDKGEKPPEPKEDKSIGDGGSGGGDNDLTSDSKKKVSQYHQLRMQIEQEHATSLERISLSESETMRKLQENLKAGGMKQEEYERLKTLNAENHMKQRAELAEKYSPMRASIRNEQEMTKELKSLFDQQLLTEKEYQYARRQMAQDTTKYRLSEQAKGISLPNISILGEIDPIIQLRNQLEEQKALYQAYYEDGLVSKERYEQLVIAATNKSKEAQYQSSKELYASQGMWQRMQMNLVDAVEQRTANAMTGMLMGTKSFSEGIKEFSSSLASSIISDLIRIAIQAQITNALTGLIGGFAGGSSGAASGAKAGKVGVKANAKGDVYRSPSLSQYSNQVVSSPTLFAFAKGGTPNLGLMGEAGSEAIMPLKRGPDGSLGVRATGTNSISSGDTIIHQTFHVTGNGDEALYQAIQEAARMGAEQGASKAKSDIMRDFQTNGTLRRNLR, via the coding sequence ATGGCCACTAATTTAGCCGATTTACGGGTTGGGTTATTGCTGAATGATGCCAGTTTTAGAAGCAATATATCCGGTGCATTAAATCATGCAGGGCGAGAAACAGAGCGTTTTTCCAATAAAGCAAAGCGTGAAACAAAAGTAGTTGCAGATGGATTTTATTCGATCGGCCATCAGGTGACAAATGTCGCAGGAAGGCTGGCGATGTTGGGCGGGGTAAGCCTATCAATTGGTAGCATTTTAAATATTTCTCGTAAGTATGGTCAGGCACTTTCTGATCTGAGTGCGATTACAGGTTCTTCGATTGAGCGCATGAAAGAGTACAGAGATGCATCTTTGGAAATGGGGAGAACTACGGAGTTTGGTGCGATAAAAGTCGCGGATGCGATGAAACTCATTGCGTCAGCAAAACCGTCATTACTGCAGACAGCAGGTGCCTTAGAAGAGGTAACGGCTAAATCAATTACGTTAGCACAGGCTTCAGGTGTTGAGTTGGCTGATGCGGCGAAATCTCTTACATTAAGCCTTAATCAGTTTAGTGAATCTGCAGTTTCTTCAGAGCGTTATATTAATGTGCTAGCAGCAGGAGCTAAATACGGTGCCTCGGAAGTTAATGAAACAGCTCAAGCGATTAAGAATGCAGGAACCATAGCATCTCAATCTGGTGTTTCATTTGAGCAACTCAATGCTTCTATTCAAGTTTTAGCTGGAAAAGGAATTAAGGCAGAAACGGCAGGAACCATGCTACGTAATGTCTTTTTAGCATTAGAGCGTTCAGCAGATAAAAACTTGCGTCCATCTGTTGTTGGCCTAGCCACAGCATTAGAGAACCTCGACAAGAAAAACTATTCTACTACTGCATCAACAAAGATATTTGGTCGCGCCAATGTCAGTGCGGGTACTATTTTGGTTAAAAATAGAGATCAACTTGTGGATTTAACCAAGGCGTTGACTGACACAGAAACAGCATATGAACAGGCAAGTAAGCGCGCTGATAATTTAAATGGTGATTTAGAATTAATGGCAACTGCATTTGAAGGTATTGCTCTTGCTGTGGGTTCAAGTGCTGATGGTCCTCTACGAACAGGGGTACAAAATGTTACTTCAGCAGTAAATACATTAACGAATAATTTTTCTATTTTAGCTGATGTAGCTACTTATGCTGTTTTACCTGTCATTGGCGCACGAATGACTAGAGGGCTTCAAGACCAAACCAAAGAATGGGTAAAAAATGAAGCCGCAGTAAGAAATAGTGTAAAACAGACTAGAATTTCGGCACAAGCTACGATTGATTCGGCAAAAGCAATGCGAGAGCAAGCTCAACAAGAGGCTAGAAGGCTAGGAACCCAATCTGTATTGAATAGACAGCACGGTATTACAGCGAGTTATCAAAAGGAATATTTAGCACTAAATCGTCAAATAAGAGAGGCAGATCGCTTAGAAAGCGCTGGTAAAAATCAATTAGCAGCGGCAAACAGTCGTGTTTCTTATAGTCAAAGGGCATTGCGTGCATCGAGTATGGCATTGAAGGGAGTTTTTTCCTCGCTAGGGGGGCCTGTTGGCGCTGCGATGCTTGCCGGTTCAGCGATTTATTATTTTCGCAATAAAGCAGTCGAGGCAAGAAATAGCGCCCTTAATTTGAAAGATGCAATAGTTGAAACAACAGAAGCATTAATGTTGTTATCTCGAAAGCAATTAAATTTGAAACTAATTAATACACAAGATGAACTACAAAGCATTGTTGTTGAAAGAAATAAAATGGTTAAAGAGCTTAATGATGCTAGAAGTCAGGCCTTTGACCAAAAAGAAATGCCATGGACTAAAGATTTACCTTTTGCCACGGATTGGGAGAAGGAGGCAACAAGATTAGAAGCAAGTGTTGAAACTGTTAACGAAAATATAAAAATAACTGAAGCTAAAATTAATAATATTATTGATGCCACAACCCGCCTAGATAAGGGAGAAAAGCCACCGGAACCGAAGGAAGATAAATCTATTGGTGATGGAGGAAGTGGCGGCGGGGATAATGATTTAACTTCAGATTCTAAAAAGAAAGTTAGTCAATACCACCAATTACGTATGCAAATAGAACAAGAGCATGCAACGAGCTTGGAGCGCATATCATTAAGCGAATCGGAAACAATGCGCAAGCTCCAAGAAAACTTAAAAGCTGGTGGTATGAAGCAGGAAGAGTATGAACGATTAAAAACACTCAATGCTGAAAATCATATGAAACAACGTGCAGAGTTGGCGGAAAAATACTCTCCCATGCGCGCATCGATTCGCAATGAACAAGAGATGACAAAAGAGCTTAAATCACTCTTTGATCAGCAGTTATTAACTGAAAAAGAATATCAGTATGCACGGCGCCAAATGGCACAAGATACGACAAAGTATCGATTATCAGAGCAAGCAAAAGGTATTTCTCTCCCTAATATCAGCATTCTTGGCGAAATAGATCCCATTATTCAACTCAGAAACCAATTGGAAGAACAAAAGGCGCTTTATCAGGCTTACTATGAGGATGGTTTAGTTAGCAAAGAACGCTATGAACAGTTAGTTATTGCGGCTACAAATAAGTCAAAAGAAGCACAATATCAATCAAGCAAAGAGCTGTATGCCTCCCAAGGTATGTGGCAGCGTATGCAAATGAATTTAGTTGATGCTGTTGAACAACGAACCGCTAATGCAATGACAGGCATGTTGATGGGAACGAAGTCCTTTTCAGAGGGCATTAAAGAATTTTCTTCATCATTAGCCAGTTCAATTATTTCTGATCTTATTCGTATTGCAATTCAAGCTCAAATTACCAATGCATTGACGGGATTAATAGGCGGTTTTGCTGGTGGCAGTAGCGGTGCAGCAAGTGGCGCTAAAGCGGGTAAGGTAGGTGTAAAAGCGAACGCCAAAGGGGATGTTTACCGCTCACCAAGCCTCAGCCAATATAGCAATCAGGTGGTTAGTTCACCGACATTATTTGCTTTTGCAAAAGGTGGTACGCCTAATCTTGGCTTGATGGGGGAAGCTGGAAGCGAGGCGATCATGCCTTTAAAACGCGGACCTGATGGATCTTTAGGCGTTAGAGCAACGGGTACTAATTCCATCTCTTCAGGTGACACTATTATTCACCAAACATTTCACGTAACAGGTAATGGCGATGAAGCGCTTTATCAGGCTATACAGGAAGCAGCAAGAATGGGGGCAGAACAAGGTGCATCAAAAGCTAAATCTGACATTATGCGAGACTTTCAAACCAATGGAACGTTAAGAAGGAATCTACGATAA
- a CDS encoding phage tail protein: MKGLKASLLTAKPQIIEVDILCGVKVNIRRMTANELMQLEMDVSELNQHGKFRESSLKNVSMLLNCLVDDEGKPISKSLLPKPEELVNVHDNAILIEAIDIVKKHSVGTLEEAKKN; encoded by the coding sequence ATGAAAGGATTAAAAGCGTCTTTACTTACCGCAAAACCTCAAATTATTGAAGTCGATATTCTATGTGGAGTAAAGGTAAACATTCGTCGCATGACGGCTAACGAGTTGATGCAACTTGAAATGGATGTATCTGAGCTGAATCAACATGGAAAATTTCGCGAATCATCATTAAAAAATGTCAGCATGCTACTGAATTGTCTTGTTGATGATGAAGGTAAACCGATAAGTAAATCGTTACTACCCAAACCAGAAGAGCTGGTTAACGTTCACGATAATGCGATCCTTATTGAAGCGATTGATATCGTCAAAAAACACTCTGTTGGTACGTTAGAAGAGGCAAAAAAAAACTAA
- a CDS encoding phage tail protein produces MADQKTSPEYAMLPAGTIVKFGKAGDTVEQMKPLVNCKALGATGQSGSFVDVTTLIDKNKQFISDLPEGPEKSLGFIDDPENENFVAFLNAAEKRETVQFYCELPNKRTATMILSLSGWELNDISAPANEAIQITVKGKQNNLVWGTSTATPPTEGND; encoded by the coding sequence ATGGCAGATCAAAAAACATCGCCAGAATACGCCATGCTTCCCGCGGGCACTATTGTGAAATTTGGTAAAGCGGGTGATACCGTTGAACAAATGAAGCCACTGGTTAACTGTAAGGCATTAGGTGCCACAGGACAATCAGGGAGCTTTGTTGACGTCACGACACTCATCGATAAAAACAAACAATTTATCTCTGATTTACCGGAAGGACCTGAAAAGTCGTTAGGCTTTATTGACGACCCTGAAAATGAAAACTTTGTTGCGTTCTTGAATGCAGCAGAAAAGCGTGAAACGGTGCAGTTCTATTGTGAGCTTCCTAATAAACGTACCGCAACGATGATCCTTTCATTATCAGGTTGGGAACTAAATGACATCTCAGCACCAGCTAACGAGGCCATTCAAATTACCGTTAAAGGTAAACAAAATAACCTAGTTTGGGGCACTTCCACCGCAACGCCACCAACAGAAGGGAATGATTAA
- a CDS encoding HK97-gp10 family putative phage morphogenesis protein: MTNLSVTGLDELGRKLKQLEVELKTKILRDAGREAMQVVKDDMEAHAGFDAKSTEPHMRDNITIKTTRVKNTNGAVMVTVGPTKPHYMKARAQEFGTIKQVASPFIRPALDYNQRAVLNTLTEHIRHALSLYT; this comes from the coding sequence ATAACCAACCTTAGCGTGACAGGGTTGGATGAATTAGGTCGGAAATTAAAGCAGTTAGAAGTTGAGTTAAAAACCAAGATATTACGCGATGCAGGGCGAGAAGCCATGCAAGTCGTGAAAGATGATATGGAAGCCCATGCAGGGTTTGATGCGAAAAGCACAGAGCCTCATATGCGAGACAATATCACCATCAAAACGACACGAGTAAAAAACACGAATGGGGCTGTCATGGTCACCGTGGGACCGACAAAACCTCATTATATGAAAGCTCGCGCTCAAGAGTTCGGCACCATCAAGCAAGTTGCCAGTCCTTTTATTCGTCCAGCCCTCGATTATAACCAACGTGCGGTGCTCAATACCTTAACTGAGCATATTCGCCATGCCCTTTCTTTATATACTTAG
- a CDS encoding phage head closure protein: MKAGELNKRISLSDYVNERDDLGSEKVVLKKVAEVWAKAESMSNRKIRTADQDQVIETYHFTIRPRSDVDMGWLVGYQGRLFTVRAVDRNQSDRAIITTEANIQHDRS; this comes from the coding sequence ATGAAAGCCGGTGAACTCAATAAACGCATTTCTCTTTCCGATTATGTCAACGAACGTGACGATCTTGGGAGTGAAAAAGTCGTTTTAAAAAAAGTCGCAGAGGTATGGGCTAAAGCCGAATCAATGTCGAACCGTAAAATTCGCACCGCTGACCAAGATCAGGTAATTGAGACCTATCATTTCACTATTCGTCCTCGTTCTGATGTTGATATGGGGTGGCTGGTTGGCTATCAGGGGCGATTATTTACCGTTCGGGCTGTTGATCGCAATCAGTCAGATAGAGCCATTATTACTACGGAGGCGAATATCCAACATGATAGAAGCTGA
- a CDS encoding head-tail connector protein, translating to MPLPTLEKLKQQCRLDEGDTLEDELLKTYLMAAKQRAEGYINRHLYEKDIPEEDPDGLLITDDIELALMLAVGNFYENRETAILPAGFKLLLDPYRHINL from the coding sequence ATGCCACTACCCACACTAGAAAAATTAAAGCAGCAATGTCGATTGGATGAGGGTGATACCTTAGAAGATGAATTGCTAAAAACTTATCTGATGGCAGCAAAGCAACGAGCTGAAGGGTATATCAATCGACATCTCTATGAAAAGGATATTCCAGAGGAAGATCCTGACGGTTTATTAATCACTGATGATATTGAGTTAGCTCTTATGCTGGCCGTTGGTAATTTCTATGAAAATAGAGAAACAGCCATATTACCAGCAGGATTTAAATTGCTACTCGATCCCTATCGTCATATTAATCTGTGA
- a CDS encoding phage major capsid protein: MKLHELKQKRNTIAIDMRAIHEKVGDGVMTEEQRTQWNKAQTELENLDAQIQREEQLRSLDQDLVDDKEKEQRGQQPNNPETEQAERRNQAFDRFLRCGFGELTAEERQAVKEIRAQGTSPDEKGGYTVPTQMLNKIVDQMKAYGGIASVAQILSTATGQDITWSTSDGTNEEGELLGENTAAGEQDVEFGTAILGAKKLTSKIIRVSNELLQDSGVDIQAYLASRIAQRIGRGEAKYLIKGTGTGTPQQPSGLETAVTGTVEASGASLNWKDIAELEHAIDPAYRNSPKFRLAFNDDTLKNLKLMEDAQKRPLWLPSISGVAPAQILGMQYVVDQAIDKMEAGKKFIFCGDFDRFILRRVTYMTLKRLVERYADYDQTAFLAFHRFDCVLEDTSAIKALVGKGAGGTK, translated from the coding sequence ATGAAGCTTCATGAATTAAAACAAAAACGTAACACTATCGCGATTGATATGCGCGCCATTCACGAAAAAGTGGGTGATGGTGTGATGACTGAAGAGCAACGCACTCAATGGAATAAAGCGCAAACTGAACTTGAAAATTTAGATGCTCAGATTCAGCGTGAAGAGCAACTACGCTCATTAGATCAAGATTTGGTTGATGACAAAGAGAAAGAACAGCGTGGTCAACAACCGAATAACCCTGAAACAGAGCAAGCAGAGCGTCGCAACCAAGCGTTTGATCGCTTCCTGCGCTGTGGTTTTGGTGAACTTACTGCTGAAGAGCGTCAAGCGGTAAAAGAGATCCGCGCTCAAGGTACCTCACCTGATGAAAAAGGGGGTTACACTGTTCCTACTCAGATGTTAAATAAGATTGTTGATCAAATGAAAGCCTATGGTGGTATCGCAAGTGTGGCTCAAATTTTATCAACTGCCACCGGTCAAGATATTACGTGGTCAACATCTGATGGTACTAATGAAGAAGGTGAATTACTGGGCGAAAATACCGCAGCAGGTGAGCAAGATGTTGAGTTTGGCACCGCCATTTTAGGAGCCAAAAAATTAACATCGAAAATCATCCGTGTATCCAATGAGCTACTGCAAGATAGTGGTGTGGATATTCAAGCGTATCTGGCTTCACGTATTGCTCAACGCATTGGTCGTGGTGAAGCAAAATACTTAATTAAAGGTACTGGCACAGGAACACCTCAACAACCTTCAGGTTTGGAAACTGCGGTGACAGGCACGGTTGAGGCATCAGGTGCGTCATTAAACTGGAAAGATATTGCCGAATTAGAGCATGCGATTGATCCTGCTTACCGCAATAGCCCTAAATTCCGTCTTGCCTTTAATGATGATACGTTGAAAAATCTAAAATTAATGGAAGATGCGCAAAAACGCCCTTTATGGCTTCCGTCTATTTCAGGTGTTGCACCAGCACAAATTTTAGGTATGCAATATGTTGTTGATCAGGCTATCGACAAAATGGAAGCGGGTAAAAAATTCATCTTCTGTGGTGACTTTGACCGCTTCATTTTACGCCGTGTTACCTACATGACGTTAAAACGTTTGGTTGAGCGTTATGCTGATTATGACCAGACCGCATTCTTAGCCTTCCATCGTTTTGACTGCGTACTTGAAGACACTTCTGCAATTAAAGCGCTGGTGGGTAAAGGTGCTGGTGGCACTAAATAA